Proteins co-encoded in one Aspergillus luchuensis IFO 4308 DNA, chromosome 6, nearly complete sequence genomic window:
- a CDS encoding uncharacterized protein (COG:S;~EggNog:ENOG410PPZ7;~antiSMASH:Cluster_6.1) — protein MSTVFQSRADFHQSLVNYNQTTTDGWDVIVSYSEEKLNALLKKYWSQRFDQAQISFQHKSGTSANYFVYTWNLTLDNPTLSFKSLATTHGDVAVSAISWKISGTMNTVLYSKGTETDLGDEDVGKDQETYLEVVTPVFAMDGESTDTSQAKASDSTFQFSDNTESSYNIILHFQSVQDSDWSVKTPDSSDPLNDSLTEMVNALNNNEEISSFTFTLGTVTNTKDQTSDFLQPQEFRFNATEGVLSIFIKVKGGSGKGTAETPQFQLTHEKGIAAIPEGYEASIILSQTLIRDDYLLKQIGEACKDQLQSSGGVTVDQAYPNPTLLLRFKSEKVWEGDSTSHGGWPVNGKGEITVDWDKYPLMLSIFDDGTPLTSHYKWVWDNALVELSYTTSNPIHGDPGGPYTATTTGSIKANSMPIATVSGDTLKFDIQFTSDNQPNASFSNVGPADMSGSVEFPTFNLELPDLNFFQTQNVLAPGEHFIKAEDTMCPCDLFVLGSMYS, from the exons atGTCGACCGTGTTCCAATCCAGGGCCGACTTCCACCAGAGTCTTGTCAATTATAACCAGACCACCACTGATGGCTGGGATGTGATTGTCAGCTACTCTGAGGAGAAGCTTAATGCCCTGTTGAAGAAATACTGGTCTCAGCGGTTTGATCAGGCTCAGATTTCATTCCAGCACAAGTCAGGCACTAGTGCCAATTATTTCGTATACACTTGGAACCTTACTCTCGACAACCCAACCTTATCCTTCAAGTCACTCGCTACCACTCATGGCGATGTTGCTGTCTCTGCTATATCGTGGAAGATATCAGGCACCATGAATACCGTACTGTACTCTAAAGGCACAGAGACTGATTTGGGTGATGAGGACGTGGGGAAGGATCAAGAAACCTACTTAGAAGTGGTAACGCCGGTCTTTGCTATGGATGGGGAGTCTACCGATACCAGCCAGGCCAAG GCCAGTGATTCAACCTTCCAGTTCAGCGATAACACCGAATCCAGCTACAATATCATCCTTCATTTCCAGAGTGTACAGGACTCTGACTGGTCTGTCAAGACGCCTGACTCGAGTGATCCGCTCAACGATAGTCTCACGGAAATGGTGAACGCGCTGAACAACAATGAGGAGATCAGTTCATTCACCTTCACTCTCGGGACGGTTACAAACACGAAGGATCAGACTTCTGATTTCTTGCAGCCACAGGAATTCAGATTCAATGCTACCGAGGGTGTTTtgagcatcttcatcaaagtTAAAGGCGGCAGTGGCAAGGGAACTGCGGAAACACCACAGTTCCAGCTTACCCATGAGAAGGGTATCGCGGCTATTCCTGAGGGCTATGAAGCGAGTATTATTCTCTCTCAAACACTCATCCGGGATGACTATCTCCTTAAACAGATTGGAGAGGCCTGCAAGGATCAGTTACAGAGTAGCGGCGGCGTGACGGTTGATCAAGCATATCCGAATCCAACCCTCCTTTTGAGGTTCAAGTCCGAAAAGGTCTGGGAGGGTGACTCGACGAGCCACGGTGGCTGGCCTGTGAACGGCAAAGGAGAGATCACAGTAGATTGGGACAAATATCCTTTGATGCTGTCTATTTTTGATGACGGTACGCCGCTTACGTCTCATTACAAGTGGGTCTGGGATAATGCTTTGGTTGAGTTATCCTACACCACAAGTAATCCAATCCATGGAGATCCAGGTGGGCCATATACTGCCACTACTACTGGGAGTATCAAAGCC AACTCGATGCCCATCGCCACTGTTTCAGGTGACACATTGAAGTTCGATATCCAATTTACTTCCGATAATCAGCCGAAtgcttccttctccaacgtCGGGCCTGCAGACATGAGTGGATCAGTCGAATTCCCGACATTTAACCTCGAACTCCCTGACCTCAATTTCTTTCAAACGCAGAATGTGCTGGCCCCAGGGGAGCATTTTATTAAGGCGGAAGACACTATGTGTCCGTGCGACTTGTTTGTTCTAGGATCGATGTATAGCTGA